The genomic DNA GCCGCCTTCGTTAATTCCTATAGTGCCAAAATCATGAGTGTTAATAAGCGCGTACAGCTCGAAAACTGAACTTAAGAAAATTAAGGAATCGATTCATAGGCTACTTGTACCCCTCAATTCAACAGCTGTTGTCCAGAGAGTGGAGTATGATGATTTGAAACTGCTCTTGAAAGATTCGGCGTCCGTTTAAAATTTATGCACTGATTTGCTCGTTTTTATGTCGTCGATAATTCCAAGCCAGAATTTGAGGTGCTAAATATTATCCAATGAGCAGGGTGTCTAAGATCGAATCTAATTGAAAACCCAAAAGATGTTTTTGTTATCACCAGAATTCTTCTGGTAGAGGAATGGGTCTTGATAAAAATTACCATACTCAGTatttatgttacaggtcaaaattaaaataaggttaaaatttttttgcctaggttgattctcaatttcttttgtcaggagacaaagaaattgagaaacaaCCTAGGTTAAACAATTTAAacctgaattttattttgatctgTAACATGTATAACAAGCTGCTTATGTATTACGATAGAAAAGAGACATGAACTGATGAggaaaaatcgctcaaaatCTATTTATAATTAATACCTAATGGTTCCTTAGAGCTCTTGGAGAATGAGGTGATGTATTTGCTGTTCAATGGTCATTCTGTGCAATAACAACAACAGGCTTACTATCTTCTGTTTGTGTTGCTTCGATTATTAAAATTTCCCCAGAAGCAACATTCCTTTGAATAGATCAAAACGCTGAGAAACAGGACCACGATGTTGAAGATTATTTAGCGTGTGCTTTGCAGTCCGCAATAGTTACATGCTTGGCGCAAGCATCCGTGACTTGAGGCCTCGGAAACTGATCCACGAAGAAAAATTATTGCCCAAATCAACGATAAGAAAAAATAGAGTTCACTTTCGGCCAGTTTTGATTACCTTTCTGAGAAAACATGTAACCATTTTATGACGAAAACTCTATTTGAGAGCTAGATTTCACTTTCTGCGCTCAGGAAAAGTTGAATACTGAAATAACTTAAGGTTgaacgaagaaaaaattgttttaccTATTGGTAATCCCTCGCTGGTTAGTCATTCAGCCGCACTTTTAGCAACTCTGCCAGTATTGAAACAGTCTAAAGTTGTAAGAATACTCGTCTGGTTTTTTAGTTTGCCTGAACGGAAGCTTCAAAGCCATGAAGCAATAAGGATCTGCAATACATCgcaaataataatatacaaggccTCTTTTTTAAGTATAATTTTATCAGACAGTGAAATGGCGCTGTTTGAAGTACAATAGCAAATTATACTGTCACGGCTTTTATAAGTAAAGAAAACTCCCTAAAACACCATAACAAaatcaaatgttagaaaattTGGGTTTACCTTAATGAATTGTCTAAGTCCTTGTtcaaatagaccttgtcatggttttcgacgccatcttgacgagtaggcaaacgtgtgagaaattacagtggtTGTATGAGAACCTAATATCGaatgatttccgtaaaacggctgttctgaaaaaaatatgacttgtaaactaaagctacaaaacgAAGGATTGTACttaaaattttttggggggcgtacctgtgcttaaatttctctcGAGGCTTGCtctagattttccatatatttgtctctAATTTTTCccaggactttcttacagacaaatgtataggaaatgttaaaaagtggttctaggtcttctagcgcatctaacgccctcaaattttttcggTAGattccttaggagtgaagctttagcttacaattcatattttttttagaaccgccattttaaggaaattattcgacattaggttctcatacaaacactgtaatttctcacgcgtttgcctactcgtcaagatggcgtgaaaaggtctatttaaACGTTTATTAACAACTTTATTCTGGTGACAAATCGACAAAACCTGCTCAAGAGCTTGAATTTCGTGGAATACGAACATTTATTTTAAGTTCACTAATTTAATTTTGCTCGCCTGGCTTTAATCGAGATTTATCGAGCAAAGATTTTTTCATACTTGAAACGTTCAATAATCGTGATCGTACACACTTATCCTCCTGCTCGCTGTTATTCCACTACGTTGTTCAAGGTCAGTAAACGTGGCAGTCGGTCAGCACATGCCATTGTGttcaaacaacaagaaaaatttcGTTAAAAGTAATTCAAAAAGTAAACTTTTATCCTTCGTCTCCAACTTCACACAAGACAGAACACCACAAGACTTGTGCAGTTGGAGTTCAACGCACGCTCTCCTCAGTTCGTAACTTGTTTTGCGTTTTTCTTGTACCCGGTAAGATGAAAGAAGGAAATCTGTTTGTTTGGTGTTTACTTTTTCTGTCGATGTCGTCCACCGCTTTCGCTAAGGTAAGATAAATCAGCGCACAGAATTGACTTTTCTTAAACTATGCAAAAAAGAGCGAAGAGCGAATCTGATTGAAACACGGTTTAAGTTGTCGAGTCTGTTAGTCGTAAAGGCTTACAATACGTAGCAGCGAGATTTTTCCATGCATCAGCGTAAGTGGAAACGAAAATTTCAGATTTGAAATACCTTTTAGATTAGGACTACGTGTTGACCTTTAATTTTcttaaattcatatttttaaaagagagTTTGAAAACACAGCTTCCAAATTATAATTAGCACTCCTGTCTTCCGCTCAAAGAACGACATTGGGTCAATCAAGTCTGTCCACGAAAGGATTTTTTACAAAACGCACATCTATTCTGCTAATGTCACTTCTCCAAGAGAGAACAAGGGAGAGTGATGACTCCAAGAATCTATAAAAGGCAGATGATTGGCTGAGCTTCTTCTATACTTAATGTCAATCATTTATTACTGACCTGAACCcaaattttgctaaaaaaaaaaaaggttaaagtgAATATACTATTATTTTTGAACATTTATGTAACACAGAACTCAAACACGTGCTTGCAGGGATCCCCTGGCCTCCCCGGACGTAACGGAGTAAATGGATACAACGGGTCACCAGGCCGCGACGGCCGAGATGGTGTTAAAGGTGAAAAGGGTGTGGCAGGCGCCCCTGGATCACGTGGTGCGAAGGGAGAAATGGGAGCAAGTGGAACAGATACTGATCACCGGAACTGGAAACAGTGCGCGTGGAAGAACAACGACAACCGTGACATTGGACTGATCAAGGCTTGTTAATTTATCTGTGATCAAAGCTATAGTTTAGTTAGCATAACAAATACTCGTCATATGAAAATATCATCCCAGCCACTGTGCTTCCCCTGCCTTTTTAGACTTCTTAATTATTGTTGAACGTTGTCCATGCAGTGTTATATCCGCACAGGATAAAATAAAGTTATTTAAACGAAATGTAGGGTgtatgatgggctcctgataatGACAATTTCTTCCCTGAAAATAATTGTTCAGAACTAATTTGTTGTTGCAGGATTGTCAGTTCGCTAAAACCAAGGATGATACTGCCATCCGTGTTGTTTACCAGGGAAACTTCTATTTGGGAGGGTGTGGCGGCTGCTGCAAGAGATGGTTCATCACTTTCAATGGAGCCGAGTGCAGTGGTCCCCTGCCTATTGACGCAGTGCTGTGGATCCGAAATAAAGACGAAGACAACCACAGACCCGGGTTCATTGAGGGCTACTGTAACAACATACACAAGGGCAAAATCCGAGTTGGAATCAACATTGGAAATTGTGCAGGATATGGAAACTCCAATGGTTACACAGGCTGGAATTCAGTTTCCCGTTTGATCATTGAAGAAGTTCCTCGGTCCCAGTAACAAGTGAAAAGCGTCACGTGATTATTAATGACGTAATTAAGGGCTCTAATAAcattttcatgtaaagcagttCAGCTTTGAAACCACAATAAACGCTGCACGTGACTACTGATGTATGAACATGTCATTTTTTACATGCACTTATCCAGTTTAAGGTTATTAGATATGCGCCCTTTCTGACGTTTATTAAATTGGTGGCCACCCCCAAGACATTAACTGAAGGTTTTTTCTAAGTGCCCATCCTTTATAAAATAGGTGCCCACCCTCAAGGTTTTCCAGTAAGCGCCCACCCTTTAGGATATTAAATATATGCCATTGGTAAAGGATATGTAATAGGCCGTAGCcaaattccaaaaattctcactttcaaaatgaggcttaCTGCAAAAACTTTCGtgtgaaaataagttttatttgcatgacaaTTAAAAACCATTTTCATATAGATATGCACTTAGCCTGGCTTTGAAGCAGAGACTtgggaaactcggaaatggtctaTTCACCCGTTTTCACATAGACTATAATGCACCTTGTAtgaccccaaaattttgcacaacaATTGTCTTCGATTTTTGGAGGGAGACTGTAATACCCATTACCCACCCTTTCCTCCTTGACTCTCTAGGAACGTAAcgttttctttcactttattacCAGCCCTAGTATACATCTGTCATGGGATTGTGGGCAAACttgtgaggtaacccgcctgtccatataacctctcattttaatttgatcacgtttacatgatagctGGGGTGACCtgccacctccatgtaaacaggccgttAGGGAGGGGCCTCGCGTGAGACCTTTGAGACCCATTCCAGTACATCCCATCGCCTAATAACATGAAGAGATTAAACTAATTTGCTCTAGTACAAGACAATGGTGGTGCGGTGAAAACTTGGAAATAAACACCAACGCGGTCGACTGGGCTCATACAAAAACCACTTAATTACATTTGTTGTACATCAACATAGGGACTTTAAGCGACAACTACGTAAGGGTCTAGTACGGTAACCGGAAGTATTTTTTCCCGCCACGCCTCAATGCCTCAAGTTCAAAGTACTACGACGGCTATAGCGGTCAAAACgtcgcttttaaaattaaacttatTGACTGGCCGTACTGCGCTTTCTGAATACGTAGAAGATCATGGCGGGCCGTAGTGTCTACTACGTTAAGTATTTAGTTCCATTTTACGTGCTTAGGACGCCAGTGTATATTTGAAACAGAATCGCAAGATATACgcattttatccttttttggtCATCCTAGGAAATTTCTGAATCGACGGTTCATTTTTCGATCATGAGCCTCAAATTTCGGTGTCCAGCACGACACCcattaagtgaaaaatacagcCAAATATATACGCAAAATACAGTTGACGGGAAAGAGGATTCCATATCGGATATCATCGCACCATGTGGTGTGCATAAGACTGATAAAACACCGCAAGGAAGCCCTGAATTTGCCCATGAATCGCCCTTTTTTATGaatgtttttttatatatacatttccttgccgtggGGGCTCACTGCACGGCTTCAACCGTTCGcaaacatttgacaaagtaaccgagttggaataattgcgataaagaataaaaaaaacgcGAATACACTTTTAAGAGACGTTTTCACCGCTATAGGCGTCGTAGTATCTGTTGACgaatggtgaaaaaaaaaagcttccgGTCACCGCTAGAGCCGTCCGTAGTCTTtccttaaagtccctaatatttGCTAATGATCGGACCTGTTGAGGTCACCTAGTGAAGTTTCTAAGTATATCACATGGAGCAAAACTTTTGATTACACAGAATTgtacttttaaaatatcattgACACTTGCCTTCTACTaaacaaagtgaaacaaaaaacaacaacaaaagatgGCATACTTATCCTCTGCGGTCATAataatcaaaacaagaaaaaattctcAGTAATTAATTCACCGAGTAAAATACTCAGTACTTGGCATTTGCTTTTCACGACCGAATACAAACCTTTCATACTGTTCATCCCATTCATTCGGCTTTTTCGATAAAGGATGCCATCAGTTTCGCATGTTTCATGGAGGCGTTCAGGGACTGCCGACATATATTTCTGTTACTCATCAGTGATTGGGTAAgcacaaataaaatataaatattgcCAATTCTTTTTATAGAAATCATGCTTCAGTACGTTTTATTGATAAATTGCCGCATTGACTGAAATGTTTTTCTCTCATACTCTCTCGTCAACGATCATGCTAAACATGATCAAGACAGACTTTTAATCCGGTGACAGATTTTACACATGGGCAGCCAACgactattttctgtaaaatatctgttcggagaagcaattATTAGctataattttctattgcttgaggacggctaaaaatgtctagatgaccgttccattcatgtacaattttcgaaacttatcttataaattccctacgattttctgaagcttcatttttcacatttcactttgttttttcgtagaaaaggaaacctaaaattttcggatttaaaACTGTGATTGAGataggaatcagaaaaattctcaatttCGTAAAGCGATAAATAGCATCGAAAAATTTATACTGAAAACCTTGAAATTTCGAAAagtcccctaggatgaccgaacagatacaaattttatagcgccgcttgtACTGTATTTCTAGACATCTAAAACTACTCTGGAtggcctaaaaagtgttttcaacaaatttaggaggaaatcgtcgttgagtgcccctgttTACAGAACAAACATCGCGTTTGAGTTACAACTTTTCAGTACGTTTTATTGATAAATTGCCCTCATTTTTTGACATAATGCCGAGATAAACTTTACAAGATCCATCAGCTACTAGTACCCCTCAATTCAAGACAACAGCTGCAGTGTATGCTGATTTCAAACTCGCCGGCTACTCTTAAACGATTCAGCATTCCGTTTAAAATTTATGCATCTCGAtttgttcttcttttaataTGTCGTCGATAATTCCAAGACAGCATTTCTGGATGTGCTCAACAGATATTATCAAGAgaatcccattatggctcttgatattATTGAAAGGGCAAAGTCTCTAGGGTCGAATCCACAGAATCTACTTGAAAACCCAAAAGGTGTGGTTGTTATCAACAGAATTCTTCTAGTAGAGGCAAAGGTTTAGATAAAAATTACCTTACTTAGTATACATAACAAGCTACTTATATATTAGGCCATAGAAAAGAGACCGTGAACTGTTCAATGGTCATTCTGTGCATTAACGACAACAGGCCTACTGTATTGCGTTTGGGTTGCTTCGATTAAAAACAATTTCCACAGAAGCAACATTCTTTTGAACAGATCAAAAAGCTGAGAATCAGAACCACGATTTATTTTGCGTGTGCTTTGCAGTCCGCAATTTCATGCTTGGGAAGCAGCCGTAGACTATAGACCTCGAAAGTTGATCCACGTAGAGAGAATATTGGCTAAATTAACGGTAAGAAAAAATAGAGCTCACCTTCGGCCAGTTTTGATTACCTTCTGTGATACTTCATATGGAGAGATTCCGTTAGCGAGTATTTCATGACAAAAACTCTATTTGGGAGCTAGATTTCATTTTCTGCGCTCAGGAAAGGTTAAACTTTACAATACTGAAATTGCTAGGAAAATAAGGTTGAACGAAGAAAAAGATTATATGTCTACTGGTAATCCCTCGCTGGTCACTCATTCAGCCGGACTTTTAGCAACTCTGCTAGTATTAAAACAGTCTAAGGTTGTAAGAATACTCGTCTGGTTTACAATTTGCCTGAAGGAAAGCTTCAAAGCCTCAAAGCAATAAGGATCGACACATCGCTAATAATAACATATAGGAcctattttaagttttttttatcagacaGTGAAATGGTGCTGTTTAAAGTACAATGGCAAATTATACTGTTCACGGGTtttataagtaaaaaaaaaaaaactccctaAAACACCACAATAACATCAAATGTTAGGAAAATTTGGGGTTACCTTAGTGAACTGTCTATAACTTCCCATTAAaattctggtgaaaaaaaaaaagagacaaaaccAGCTCAAGACCTTGAATTTCGTGAAAAACGAACATTtattttaaggtgactcgacccagtttttttgggagggtaccatcctactttgaagctctctggtatccccacccttacttttatcgtaagtctaacacatagaatggataacatatagatcaatctacaatataacataaaatttttggcgatcggagtaaatgtcacgtggttataatgccacgcccctttgaggtctgagtcgaaaatctgctgttgccggcattttttcgtgaaaatctctcggctacacatagtgcgcattagtgccttgcgctgaacagagtttcaccaaaatcgcaaagacccaattccagaaattcagcggtttccaaatttaggtcataatttatgcgaaaatgataagcaaactttacacggattatatctaataaactatgagattcatctctgtattttgggcatccttataacagatgggtccttgcaagtcagcaaaacgctttagggccttgtaaatgcgcgcgatttcgagcaaagcaaacatatagaaattatagttttcgctatttgttgacgtttgtcagcgtttaagagtcaatctcacgaaaaaagcattttcttaaaaattcgtagttttttttccttcaaattttttcagggtcacaattgattaactaactacccggactctgaatttatggtcattgaaaaactgtgacattaccttctataagcccaaacttgagtaaacattgaagatttttagcgttttggctgagtttgtgctttgggagttgtctattgtttctagtctgtcatgatacagcattcttgttcagcacgcgtgcaatgaccgcgcttggctgacttatatatgataattttggtacagtgagacaggccatcgcgtgatacatagaggtttaactcacaatttttaatcaattctcgtgcttcttgtgcctttgcaaaaaaatcaagaagtgctacacactaaatctacttactattaaaaaaatatcatttttttataggtttaatgcaagccaataattaaaccaactcgtgacgggaatcccttccattttcttatactaaattatcatatctcggtgagcagtcggaagtcagccaagcgtggtcattgcacgcgtactgaacaagaatgctgtataatgacagactagaaacaatagacaactcccaaagcacaaactcagccaaaacgctaaaaatcttcaatgtttactcaagtttgggcttatagaaggtaatgtcacagtttttcaatgaccatgaaattcagagtccgggtagttagttaatcaattgtgaccctgaaaaaatttgaaggaaaaaaaactacgaatttttaagaaaatgcttttttcgtgagattgactcttaaacgctgacaaacgtcaacaaatagcgaaaactataatttctatatgtttgctttgctcgaaatcgcgcgcatttacaaggccctaaagcgttttgctgacttgcaaggacccatctgttataaggatgcccaaaatacagagatgaatctcatagtttattagatataatccgtgtaaagtttgcttatcattttcgcataaattatgacctaaatttggaaaccgctgaatttctggaattgggtctttgcgattttggtgaaactctgttcagcgcaaggcactaatgcgcactatgtgtagccgagagattttcacgaaaaaatgccggcaacagcagattttcgactcagacctcaaaggggcgtggcattataaccacgtgacatttactccgatcgccaaaaattttatgttatataaattctatgtgttagacttacgataaaagtaaaggtggggataccagagagcttcaaagtaggatggtaccccctaaaaaaaactgggtcgagtcaccttaagtgcaTTAATTTGCTCGCCTGGCTTTAATCGAGATTTTTCAAGCaaggatttttttatatttgaaaCGTTCAATAATCGTGGTCGCACATACTTATCTTCCTGTTCGCTGTTATTCCACTAGGTTGTTCAAGATCAGTAAATGTGGCAGTCGGTCAGCACATGCCACTGTGCTCACACAACAAGAAAAATTTCGTTACAATTAATTCAAAAAGTGATCTTTTATGCCTCGTCTCCAACTTCACACAAAACAGAACACCACAAGACTTGTGCAGTTGGAGTTCAACGCACGCTTTCCTCAGTTCGTAACTTGTTTTGCGTTTTTCTTGTACCCTCAAGATGAAAGAAGGAAATCTATTTGTTTGGTGTCTACTTTTTCTGTCCGCGGTATCGTCCACCGCTTTCGCTAAGGTAAGATAAATCAGCGCACAGAATTGACTTTTCTTAAACTAGGCAAAAAAGAGCGAAGAACGAATCTGATTGAAAGACGGTTtaatttgttgagtctgttagTCATAAAGGCTTATAAAACGTAGCGGCGAGATTTTTCCATGCATCAGCGTAAGTGGAAATGACAATTTCATATTTGAAATACTTTTGAGATTAGGGCTACGCGTCGagcttttattttcttaaatgtatatttttaaaagagagtttaaaaaaaagcgTGCAAATTATAATTGGCTCTCCTGTCTTTGCGCAAGTCTGTCCACGAAAGGATTTATTACAAAACGCACAACTCTTGTGCTAATGTCACTTCTCCAAGAGAGAACAAGGGAGAGTGATGACTCTAAGAATCTATAAAAGGCAGATGATTGGCTGAGCTTCTTCTATACTTAATGTCAATCATTTATTACTGacctgaacacaaattttgctcaAAATGAGTGCAAGATACAAGTGAATATACTATTATTTTTGAACATTTACGTAACACAGAACTCAAACACGTGCTTGCAAGGATCCCCTGGCCTCCCCGGACGTAACGGAGTCAATGGACATAACGGGTTACCAGGCCGCGACGGCCGAGATGGTGCTAAAGGTGAAAAGGGCGTGGCAGGTACACCAGGATCACGTGGTGAAAAGGGAGAAATGGGAGCAAGCGGAACAGACACTGATCACCGGAACAGGAAACAGTGCGCATGGAAGAGTGGAAACAGTCGTGATATTGGACTGATCAAGGCTTGTTAATTTATTTGTGATCAAAGCTATAATAGTTCAGTTAGCATAACAAATACTCGTCATATAAAAATATCATTCCAACCACTGCAGTAGTTATAGAAATGGTTTTTGCGGGCCACATTTCAGatcaaaaaaaattgcaacaaaTTGGGTACTTTTACCCACTTTCAAATAACCCAAATATCAATAAAATTCCTGTATATGCAAGCCAATACAGAaaagaatatttatttattagagGGATTCTGATTAATTATAAGTTAAGTATTTACGTTttataatataagcttaatatTATAAGACGTCATGTCTAACCAAGCAAATGGTTTTAAAGGTTCTCAACCTTTtataacagataaaaaatttcagaatttgtctttggatgaaataagacatataataaaagaagaaagagaagaacttaagaaagattataaggaattaggagaaagaagaaaattaattaaacagtataataaattaaaagaagctagagaaaaagtaagaaaaggaattgatataaaaaaagaaaggaagaaaaaagtaaaaaaagaaagtaaaaagaaaaagataaaatcatttgaagagtattttgaggaatgtataaaaacTAAAGAGATACCGCCAGATACTCCTTCTTATTTACGTGAAGCTCTTGAGAGAGCTATTAAGGAATACGATCAAGGACTTATTAAAGAAAAATCATCTTTGGAAAACTTTGCTAACAAATATGTTATTAAAGGAGAACCTGGATTAATTCCagttgattttttaaataaaatttatagtACTTTAGAAGAATTTTAACATATCATAGAAACATAAAATTTAATATGCTTTTGGTTTGTTTAATGGAACAGCAAATACTTAGTAAAGATAAAGGAGTTGTAGGATTGAATCAAAGTAAGGCTTACTTCACATCAGGAATTCGAAAAAATTTAAAGTCAACAGAAGTAAATGAATTAATTAATCTTTGTTATAAAAATATTCTTAACGATATAGATGCTTATCAAGAAAATGGAAGTGGATGGTATTTTCTTGAAGTAGTTCAACTTGAAATTCATACTGTTGAGTTTAACCCATCTAAGGGATCATCTTACATTACTCTTCCAGATtggatatcaaacaaaaaagcaattgttaatattcaaaacaaagatgaGAAATGCTTTCTTTGGTGTATACTTAGATATCTTCATCCAAAAGAATTTCATGAAGAAAGACTAAAAGATTTAGAGAAGTATGAAAATTCTCTTAATACTAAAGGAATTACTTTCCCTATGAAATTAAAAGAcattacaaaatttgaaaaacttaatccagaacttccaggaataaatgttttttcagctgataattatattttttatcctttGAGAATGGCAGAGAGAGATTGTTTaaatactattgatttatttttgtacgAAGAAGATGGAGTTTCACATTACACACTAATCAAAAATTTTCATCGTTTGATTAAGTCTCAAAAAACTAAGAGTAAGAATGGttcaatatttatttgtaaaagaTGTTTTACACATtacactaaagaagaattattacaaaaacatatcttatactgttcaaataatgaaacagtttctgtaAAAATGCCAGAAGAAGGTACAATGctatatttcaaaaattatgaaaaacaaCTTCCAAttccttttgtagtttatgcagattttgaatgcttTACTAAACCAATAAATACTTGTATTCCTAATCCAAAAGAATCTTATAGTTACAACTATTAAAAGcatgaaccatcaggattttgtttttacattaaagGGATAGACCCTAATATATCATTTAAACCAATTATTTACACAAAGActaatgatagtgataatgtAGCTGAGATATTTGTTAACAAACTTGCAGAAGTAACAAATAGTATatataatgatttttattgCCGTCCAAAACCACTTAG from Porites lutea chromosome 6, jaPorLute2.1, whole genome shotgun sequence includes the following:
- the LOC140941466 gene encoding collagen triple helix repeat-containing protein 1-like translates to MKEGNLFVWCLLFLSMSSTAFAKNSNTCLQGSPGLPGRNGVNGYNGSPGRDGRDGVKGEKGVAGAPGSRGAKGEMGASGTDTDHRNWKQCAWKNNDNRDIGLIKDCQFAKTKDDTAIRVVYQGNFYLGGCGGCCKRWFITFNGAECSGPLPIDAVLWIRNKDEDNHRPGFIEGYCNNIHKGKIRVGINIGNCAGYGNSNGYTGWNSVSRLIIEEVPRSQ